A stretch of Syntrophaceae bacterium DNA encodes these proteins:
- the rpoH gene encoding RNA polymerase sigma factor RpoH: MELPTLTGTLDRYISEINQFELLTPEEEFRLAVRFRKYNDMEAAQHLVVSNLRFVVKIAHEYRNYGMKLADLIQEGNIGLMHAVKKFDPYRGYRLISYAVWWIRAYIQNYIIKTWSVVKIGTTQAQRKLFFKLGQAKKKLEALSQKNPEFAEIAESLGVKEIDIEQMDLRLSHRDLSLDATISDDGEVSHLDYLTYDGDDQEISLIKKEEMELARKNIAGAMAALNEKESYIIRHRVMADNPETLQEIGNRYHITRERARQIEKQALKKLATALPYLGTDPPLLGN; this comes from the coding sequence TTGGAACTTCCCACCCTGACGGGAACCCTTGATCGATACATCTCGGAGATCAATCAGTTTGAGCTCCTGACTCCGGAAGAGGAATTCCGGCTGGCCGTCCGTTTCCGAAAATACAACGACATGGAGGCGGCCCAGCATCTGGTCGTGTCCAATCTTCGGTTCGTTGTCAAAATCGCTCATGAATACAGGAATTACGGCATGAAACTGGCCGACCTCATCCAGGAGGGAAACATCGGCCTGATGCATGCCGTCAAGAAATTCGATCCGTATCGGGGATACCGCCTCATCTCTTATGCCGTCTGGTGGATCCGCGCCTACATCCAGAATTACATCATCAAGACCTGGAGCGTCGTCAAAATCGGAACGACTCAGGCCCAGCGCAAACTGTTCTTCAAACTTGGCCAGGCAAAGAAGAAGCTCGAAGCTCTCTCCCAGAAAAACCCGGAGTTTGCGGAAATCGCCGAATCCCTTGGGGTGAAGGAGATCGACATCGAGCAGATGGACCTGCGGCTGAGTCACCGCGACCTCTCCCTGGACGCGACGATCAGCGACGACGGGGAGGTGTCGCACCTGGATTACCTGACCTATGACGGGGATGACCAGGAGATTTCACTGATCAAGAAAGAGGAAATGGAACTGGCGCGGAAGAACATCGCCGGAGCGATGGCCGCGCTCAACGAAAAGGAAAGCTACATCATCCGCCATCGGGTCATGGCGGACAATCCGGAGACCCTTCAGGAAATCGGAAACCGATACCACATCACCCGGGAGAGAGCACGCCAGATCGAGAAGCAGGCCCTGAAGAAGCTGGCAACAGCACTTCCCTACCTCGGAACCGATCCCCCTCTTCTGGGCAACTAG
- the clpB gene encoding ATP-dependent chaperone ClpB → MRFDKFTLKAQEALQDAQTLAQKSGHQAVEVEHLLLTLLRQTEGVVGEILGKLGADAGKLEKDLDRALQKIPRVEGAGRGQTYLSPRLGRVLDQAVSEAARLSDEYVSAEHILVAMTEEKEGATAGILKDQGISRDSIFKVLVNIRGNQRITDPNPEEKYQALKRYARDFNELARKGSFDPVIGRDDEIRRIMQVLSRRTKNNPVLIGEPGVGKTAIVEGLAQRIVNGDVPENLKDKRVVGLDIGALVAGAKYRGEFEERLKAVLKEVIAAEGEIILFIDEIHTVVGAGAAEGSVDASNMLKPALARGELRCVGATTLNEYRKYIEKDPALERRFQPILVKEPTVEDTIAILRGLKERYEVHHGVRIKDDALIAAATLSNRYISDRFLPDKAVDLVDEAASRLRIELDSMPAEIDAIDRRVIQLEIERQSLKNETDPTAVERREKIDRELADLNESMDRMKLHWSAEKEAIKQIQTIKSQIEQLKLEEADAQRSGDLAKAAEIRYGRLVELNGEIQKEQTRLEEAQKGERMLKEEVDAEDVAEVVANWTGIPVSKMLETDVHKLVHMEERLRLRVVGQDEGVAAVSSALRRARSGLQDPNRPIGSFIFLGPTGVGKTELARALAEFMFDSEQAMIRIDMSEYMEKHSVARLIGSPPGYVGYDEGGQLTEAVRRRPYAVLLFDEIEKAHPDVFNVLLQILDDGRLTDGHGRTVDFKNTVVILTSNVGSQWIQDPNMSEEDKRAQAMDALRATFRPEFLNRVDDIIMFRGLALEDIRRIILIQIGLIVKRLEERKLTLELTDRAKDTIAEAGYSPVYGARPLKRALQKLLLDPLAMKILEGTFREGDTIRVDASEAGEITMQKPETKKRRSI, encoded by the coding sequence ATGCGTTTCGACAAATTCACCCTGAAAGCCCAGGAGGCCCTGCAGGACGCGCAGACCCTGGCCCAGAAGAGCGGCCACCAGGCCGTGGAAGTGGAGCATCTCCTCCTGACTTTGCTCCGGCAGACGGAGGGAGTCGTCGGGGAGATCCTGGGCAAGCTCGGCGCCGATGCCGGGAAACTGGAGAAGGATCTCGACCGGGCTCTGCAGAAGATCCCAAGAGTGGAGGGGGCGGGAAGAGGACAGACGTACCTTTCCCCCCGGCTGGGCCGGGTTCTGGATCAGGCGGTGTCCGAAGCGGCGCGCCTGTCCGACGAATACGTGAGCGCCGAGCACATCCTGGTCGCCATGACGGAGGAAAAGGAAGGGGCAACGGCGGGTATATTGAAGGATCAGGGGATCTCGCGGGACAGCATCTTTAAAGTCCTTGTGAATATCCGGGGAAACCAGCGCATCACCGATCCCAATCCGGAGGAAAAATACCAGGCCCTGAAGCGCTACGCCCGAGATTTCAACGAGCTGGCCAGAAAGGGGTCCTTCGATCCGGTCATCGGCCGGGACGACGAGATCCGTCGCATCATGCAGGTCCTGTCCCGCCGGACGAAGAACAACCCGGTCCTCATCGGAGAGCCCGGGGTCGGCAAGACGGCCATCGTCGAAGGCTTGGCCCAGCGGATCGTCAACGGCGACGTTCCGGAAAACCTGAAGGACAAGCGCGTTGTCGGCCTCGACATCGGAGCCCTCGTCGCCGGCGCGAAGTACCGCGGCGAGTTCGAGGAGCGCCTCAAGGCCGTACTGAAGGAAGTCATCGCGGCTGAAGGGGAGATCATCCTTTTTATCGACGAGATCCATACGGTGGTCGGCGCGGGGGCGGCGGAGGGGTCCGTGGACGCTTCCAACATGCTCAAGCCCGCCCTGGCCCGGGGCGAGCTCCGCTGCGTCGGCGCCACGACCCTCAACGAGTACCGGAAATACATCGAAAAGGACCCGGCCCTGGAGCGCCGCTTCCAGCCCATTCTGGTGAAGGAGCCTACCGTGGAGGACACCATCGCCATCCTCCGGGGACTGAAGGAGCGCTATGAAGTCCATCACGGGGTCCGGATCAAGGACGATGCCCTCATCGCCGCGGCGACCCTGTCGAACCGCTACATCAGCGACCGGTTTCTGCCCGACAAGGCGGTGGACCTGGTCGACGAGGCGGCCTCACGCCTGCGGATCGAGCTGGACAGCATGCCCGCCGAGATAGACGCCATCGACCGCCGGGTCATCCAGCTCGAGATTGAGCGTCAGTCCCTGAAGAACGAGACGGATCCGACGGCGGTGGAGCGAAGGGAAAAGATCGACCGGGAACTGGCGGACCTGAATGAGTCCATGGACCGGATGAAGCTCCACTGGAGCGCCGAGAAGGAGGCGATCAAGCAGATCCAGACGATCAAGAGCCAGATCGAACAGCTCAAGCTGGAAGAGGCGGATGCCCAGCGGTCGGGAGACCTGGCGAAGGCGGCAGAGATCCGCTACGGCCGCCTGGTCGAGCTCAACGGCGAGATTCAGAAGGAGCAGACACGGCTGGAAGAGGCCCAGAAGGGCGAGCGGATGCTGAAGGAGGAGGTGGACGCGGAGGACGTGGCCGAGGTCGTGGCCAACTGGACGGGGATTCCCGTGTCCAAGATGCTCGAGACGGATGTCCACAAGCTGGTCCACATGGAAGAGCGGTTGCGTCTCCGGGTCGTCGGCCAGGACGAAGGCGTTGCCGCCGTTTCCAGCGCCCTGCGGCGTGCCCGTTCGGGCCTTCAGGATCCGAACCGGCCCATCGGCTCCTTCATCTTCCTCGGTCCTACCGGCGTTGGCAAGACCGAGCTGGCCCGGGCCTTGGCAGAGTTCATGTTCGACAGCGAGCAGGCCATGATCCGGATCGACATGTCGGAGTATATGGAAAAACATTCCGTGGCCCGACTGATCGGGTCGCCGCCCGGATATGTCGGCTATGACGAAGGAGGGCAGCTGACCGAGGCGGTCCGGCGCCGTCCCTACGCCGTTCTCCTGTTCGACGAGATCGAGAAGGCGCACCCGGACGTATTCAACGTGCTGCTCCAGATTCTCGATGACGGGCGTTTGACCGACGGTCACGGCCGGACGGTCGATTTCAAGAATACGGTCGTGATCCTGACGTCCAACGTGGGGAGCCAGTGGATCCAGGACCCGAACATGAGCGAGGAGGACAAGAGGGCTCAGGCCATGGATGCGCTCCGGGCTACGTTCCGTCCCGAGTTCCTCAACCGGGTGGACGACATTATCATGTTCCGCGGGCTGGCTCTCGAGGACATCCGCCGGATCATCCTGATTCAGATCGGGCTGATCGTAAAGCGGCTGGAGGAGCGCAAGCTGACCCTCGAATTGACAGACCGGGCGAAAGATACTATAGCCGAGGCCGGATACAGCCCCGTATACGGCGCGAGACCGCTGAAGCGGGCGCTTCAGAAACTGTTGCTGGATCCGCTGGCCATGAAGATTCTGGAGGGGACGTTCCGGGAGGGCGACACCATCCGGGTGGACGCGTCCGAGGCCGGCGAGATCACCATGCAGAAACCGGAGACGAAAAAAAGGAGGTCCATATGA
- the ispE gene encoding 4-(cytidine 5'-diphospho)-2-C-methyl-D-erythritol kinase — MIRRLSPAKVNLVLRVLGKRGDGYHEIASLMQAISLHDELIFQQKPQGIKLRCPGSDLPEDERNLVYRAARAFYSRSGISGGVEIELHKRIPMAAGLGGGSSNAAVTLSVLNELYGYPLPADELSRQAASLGADVPFFLSGNRAWAFGIGERLEPADPLPPFDLVLLHPPLEVPTGPVYQGLNLRLTNNPIHYSIPRFYTICDVAQGLWNDLESVTLKRHPELRELKNLLLRRGALGALMSGSGPTVFGIFEKGEDARRAAAALTGSGKWDVYTACSL; from the coding sequence ATGATCCGGAGACTGTCTCCGGCCAAGGTGAATCTCGTTCTCCGGGTCCTGGGAAAAAGAGGGGATGGTTATCATGAGATTGCCTCCCTGATGCAGGCCATCAGTCTCCATGATGAACTGATCTTCCAGCAGAAGCCACAGGGCATCAAACTCCGCTGTCCCGGGAGCGACCTGCCGGAGGATGAGCGGAACCTGGTCTACCGGGCCGCCCGGGCCTTTTATTCCCGATCCGGCATCTCCGGGGGGGTGGAGATCGAGCTTCACAAACGGATTCCCATGGCCGCCGGATTGGGCGGCGGCAGTTCCAACGCCGCCGTCACCCTGTCCGTCCTGAATGAGCTTTATGGATATCCTCTCCCGGCAGATGAATTGAGCCGCCAGGCGGCTTCCCTGGGGGCGGATGTTCCTTTCTTCCTGTCAGGAAACCGTGCCTGGGCCTTTGGAATCGGCGAACGGCTCGAGCCGGCGGATCCCCTTCCTCCCTTTGACCTGGTTCTCCTTCATCCTCCCCTCGAAGTACCCACCGGACCGGTCTATCAGGGACTGAATTTGAGATTGACAAACAACCCTATCCATTATAGCATCCCGCGATTTTATACGATCTGTGACGTGGCGCAGGGTCTTTGGAACGATCTGGAGAGTGTGACCCTGAAGCGTCATCCGGAGCTTCGGGAACTTAAGAATCTCCTGCTTCGAAGAGGCGCTTTGGGTGCCCTGATGTCCGGCAGCGGTCCCACCGTCTTCGGCATTTTCGAAAAGGGAGAAGATGCCCGGAGAGCCGCGGCGGCCCTGACGGGATCCGGGAAATGGGACGTGTACACGGCCTGTTCACTGTGA
- a CDS encoding 50S ribosomal protein L25/general stress protein Ctc, with protein sequence MEVMELRAEARTGSGKGPARRLRSQGKIPAVFYGGGADSVPISVNSRDLLKLLKTAEENIFVKLVIHEAGNKAEKLSLIKDLQIDPSSRKLFHADFCEVSMDHKMTFDVSLHFTGTPVGIQDGGEMLHLKREVRVSCLPGLLPQFIEVDVTGLKIGDSLKIADLKVPEGLVLVDGEDTAIVTVMAPRVAAAAETEAGEEGTKEPEVLKQKAREE encoded by the coding sequence ATGGAAGTCATGGAGTTGAGGGCCGAGGCCCGGACAGGATCGGGAAAGGGGCCGGCCCGGCGTCTGCGCAGCCAGGGGAAGATTCCGGCCGTATTTTACGGCGGCGGGGCCGACTCCGTGCCTATCTCCGTCAATTCCCGCGATCTGCTGAAACTTTTGAAGACCGCGGAAGAGAATATCTTCGTGAAGCTGGTCATCCATGAAGCGGGGAATAAAGCGGAAAAACTGTCCCTGATCAAGGATCTTCAGATCGATCCATCCAGCCGGAAGCTATTCCACGCCGATTTCTGTGAAGTCAGCATGGACCACAAGATGACCTTTGACGTTTCTCTTCACTTCACGGGAACGCCAGTCGGCATTCAGGATGGCGGTGAGATGCTCCATCTCAAAAGAGAGGTGCGCGTCAGTTGCTTGCCCGGTTTGCTTCCTCAGTTCATCGAGGTGGACGTGACCGGTCTCAAGATCGGTGACTCCCTGAAGATTGCTGACCTCAAGGTCCCGGAAGGGCTCGTGCTGGTCGACGGCGAGGATACGGCCATTGTAACCGTTATGGCCCCGAGAGTCGCCGCAGCGGCCGAGACGGAGGCCGGCGAAGAAGGTACGAAAGAACCGGAAGTCCTGAAGCAGAAGGCGCGCGAGGAGTAA
- a CDS encoding aminoacyl-tRNA hydrolase has product MKLIVGLGNPGERYRFSRHNMGFLVIDGLADSEEITLSQKRFEAIYGKGFIGPSPALLAKPQTYMNLSGMSVRRLFDFFKIDLENLIVVHDDLDLPFGTLRLKKGGGSGGHKGLISVIQSLGEDDFIRVRMGIGKPPHKGMVEDYVLQILPREEAERLSEVITEAAEAIGLLVTSGLPAAMNRYNGRAKKNFEEEEV; this is encoded by the coding sequence ATGAAGCTCATCGTGGGGCTGGGCAACCCGGGGGAGAGATACCGGTTCAGCCGGCACAACATGGGATTTCTGGTGATCGATGGGCTGGCCGACAGCGAGGAGATAACCCTCTCCCAGAAACGGTTCGAGGCGATTTACGGAAAGGGATTCATCGGTCCGTCGCCCGCCCTTCTCGCCAAGCCCCAGACGTATATGAACCTCAGCGGAATGTCTGTCCGCAGGCTCTTTGACTTTTTTAAAATCGACCTGGAAAACCTCATCGTCGTCCATGACGATCTTGACCTGCCCTTCGGAACCCTCCGCCTGAAAAAAGGGGGAGGTTCCGGCGGGCACAAAGGTTTGATCTCCGTCATACAATCCCTTGGGGAGGACGATTTTATCCGTGTTCGCATGGGGATTGGCAAGCCACCCCATAAAGGAATGGTGGAAGACTATGTTCTCCAGATTCTCCCCCGGGAGGAGGCGGAGAGATTGTCCGAGGTCATTACTGAAGCGGCGGAAGCCATTGGCTTGCTCGTGACGTCCGGACTTCCGGCGGCTATGAACAGGTACAATGGCAGAGCCAAGAAAAATTTTGAGGAAGAGGAGGTTTAA
- a CDS encoding DUF1844 domain-containing protein yields MTEEKEGKGFVVRDRRLFDESGAPKEETAPPEAAPASSDERAAAGDESPPRQETPREEPTAADSQGGEASYPEVSFAGFVVSLSTSVLYHFGDIPDPVTNRTERNLPAAKQSIDILGMLQRKTEGNLDEGEKALLDSALFELRMRYVKESGSR; encoded by the coding sequence ATGACGGAAGAAAAGGAAGGAAAAGGTTTTGTGGTCCGGGATCGGCGCCTTTTCGACGAATCGGGAGCGCCGAAAGAAGAGACGGCCCCTCCGGAGGCTGCTCCCGCCTCCTCGGATGAACGGGCGGCCGCCGGTGACGAGTCTCCTCCCCGGCAGGAAACTCCCCGCGAAGAGCCCACTGCGGCCGATTCCCAAGGGGGGGAGGCCTCGTACCCGGAAGTCTCGTTTGCCGGCTTCGTCGTTTCCCTGAGCACGTCGGTTCTCTATCATTTCGGTGACATTCCCGACCCCGTGACCAACCGCACGGAGCGGAACCTGCCGGCGGCCAAGCAGTCCATCGACATCCTGGGGATGCTGCAGCGGAAAACGGAGGGCAACCTGGATGAGGGAGAAAAGGCCCTTCTGGACAGCGCGCTGTTTGAACTGCGGATGCGGTATGTGAAAGAGAGCGGCAGCCGATGA
- a CDS encoding sodium-translocating pyrophosphatase gives MMRKGKRSIFSLTLAIALMLLCMAPAAFAGEADIKLPDLSQVSFMAGSLSGMLILNLGLVVCVIGLIFGWMQYAQTKNLPAHQAMLDVSQTIWETCKTYVLQQGKFLAALWVLIGACMVYYFGVLSHMGAMEVIVILAASVLGILGSYGVAWFGIRINTVANSRAAFASLSGDPLSIVNICLRSGMSVGLLLVSIELFFMIIILAYIPGELAGPCFIGFAIGESLGASALRICGGIFTKIADIGSDLMKIIFHLPEDDPKNPGVIADCTGDNAGDSVGPTADGFETYGVTGVALIAFLALALADNPAMGGKLVVWIFAMRILMILTSLASYFVNDVVSKSAFSGKKDFNFEHPLTNLVWITSIVSIIVTFGASYLLLAELPPVGDSMALWLALSIIISCGTIAGALIPEFTKVFTSTSSRHCEECVNASRQGGASLNILSGLVAGNFSAFWEGLTILLLMLVAYLVSQAPAVMAILPDAFKFAAPVFAFGLVAFGFLGMGPVTIAVDSFGPVSDNAQSIYELSMIESRPDAKEVVKKHFGVTPDFEQSKHFLESGDGAGNTFKATAKPVLIGTAVVGATTMVFGIIILLEKMFGNVIAKLSLVQPEIILGLLMGGCVIYWFTGASIQAVVTGSYRAVVYIKENIDLSKAEASIEDSKEVVRICTVYAQKGMINIFIVVFFMALGLAFFDPYFFIGYLIGIAFFGLFQAIFMANAGGCWDNAKKIVEVDLKMKNTPLHEATVVGDTVGDPYKDTSSVSMNPIIKFTTLFGLLATEIAVTMTSKGMKLGLASLFVVIALIFVYRSFYGMRISAEKLAD, from the coding sequence ATGATGCGTAAAGGTAAACGAAGTATTTTTTCCCTTACCTTGGCCATTGCGCTCATGCTTTTGTGCATGGCGCCTGCGGCCTTTGCCGGTGAGGCGGACATCAAGCTGCCTGACCTGAGCCAGGTTTCCTTCATGGCCGGCTCGCTGAGCGGCATGCTGATCCTGAACCTGGGTCTCGTTGTTTGCGTGATCGGTTTGATTTTCGGCTGGATGCAGTACGCCCAGACGAAGAATCTGCCGGCCCATCAGGCCATGCTGGATGTTTCCCAGACAATCTGGGAGACCTGCAAGACGTATGTTCTTCAGCAGGGTAAATTCTTGGCGGCGCTGTGGGTCCTGATCGGCGCCTGTATGGTTTATTATTTCGGCGTTCTGTCGCATATGGGCGCAATGGAAGTGATCGTCATTCTAGCTGCTTCCGTCCTGGGAATCCTGGGTTCCTATGGTGTGGCCTGGTTCGGCATCCGGATCAATACGGTGGCCAACTCCCGGGCTGCTTTCGCCTCCCTGAGCGGCGATCCCCTCAGCATCGTCAACATCTGTCTCCGGTCGGGCATGAGCGTGGGCCTGCTCCTGGTCAGCATCGAGCTCTTTTTCATGATCATCATCCTGGCCTACATCCCGGGCGAACTGGCCGGTCCCTGCTTCATCGGCTTCGCCATCGGTGAGTCCCTCGGCGCCTCCGCTCTCCGCATCTGCGGCGGTATCTTCACGAAGATCGCCGACATCGGCTCCGACCTCATGAAGATCATCTTCCACCTGCCGGAAGACGATCCGAAGAACCCCGGCGTCATCGCCGACTGCACCGGCGACAACGCGGGTGACAGCGTCGGTCCAACGGCGGACGGCTTCGAGACCTACGGCGTCACGGGCGTGGCCCTGATCGCGTTTTTGGCCCTGGCCCTGGCAGACAACCCCGCCATGGGCGGCAAGCTGGTCGTCTGGATCTTCGCCATGCGTATCCTCATGATCCTGACGTCCCTGGCCTCCTACTTTGTGAACGACGTCGTCAGCAAATCCGCCTTCAGCGGCAAGAAGGACTTCAATTTCGAGCACCCCCTGACCAACCTGGTCTGGATCACCTCGATCGTGTCGATCATCGTGACCTTCGGCGCCAGCTATCTCCTGCTGGCGGAACTCCCCCCGGTGGGTGACTCCATGGCTCTCTGGCTGGCCCTGTCCATCATCATCAGCTGCGGGACCATCGCCGGCGCGCTGATTCCCGAATTCACCAAGGTCTTCACCAGCACGAGTTCCCGTCACTGCGAGGAGTGCGTCAACGCCTCCCGCCAGGGCGGTGCTTCGCTGAACATCCTCTCCGGTCTGGTTGCCGGTAATTTCTCCGCCTTCTGGGAAGGCCTGACGATCCTGCTCCTCATGCTTGTTGCCTATCTCGTGTCCCAGGCACCCGCGGTCATGGCCATCCTGCCGGATGCATTCAAGTTTGCGGCCCCGGTCTTCGCGTTCGGTCTGGTGGCTTTCGGCTTCCTCGGCATGGGTCCCGTGACGATTGCCGTGGACAGCTTCGGCCCCGTTTCCGATAATGCCCAGTCCATCTACGAATTGTCCATGATCGAGTCCCGTCCCGACGCCAAGGAAGTAGTGAAGAAGCACTTCGGCGTCACCCCCGACTTCGAGCAGTCCAAGCACTTCCTCGAGTCCGGTGACGGCGCGGGCAACACCTTCAAGGCAACCGCCAAGCCGGTGCTCATCGGAACGGCCGTCGTCGGCGCCACCACCATGGTCTTCGGGATCATCATCCTCCTGGAGAAGATGTTCGGGAACGTCATCGCGAAACTCAGCCTCGTCCAGCCGGAGATCATCCTCGGTCTTCTCATGGGCGGCTGCGTGATCTACTGGTTCACCGGCGCCTCGATCCAGGCCGTCGTGACGGGTTCCTACCGGGCCGTTGTCTACATCAAGGAAAATATCGACCTCAGCAAGGCCGAGGCCTCCATCGAGGACAGCAAGGAAGTCGTCCGGATCTGCACGGTCTATGCACAGAAGGGGATGATCAACATCTTCATCGTCGTCTTCTTCATGGCCCTGGGTCTGGCCTTCTTTGATCCCTACTTCTTCATCGGCTACCTCATCGGGATCGCGTTCTTCGGGCTCTTCCAGGCCATCTTCATGGCCAATGCCGGCGGTTGCTGGGATAACGCCAAGAAGATCGTCGAAGTCGATCTCAAGATGAAGAATACGCCCCTCCACGAAGCGACCGTTGTCGGCGACACCGTCGGCGACCCCTACAAGGACACTTCGTCGGTCTCCATGAACCCCATCATCAAGTTCACGACCCTGTTCGGTCTGCTGGCGACGGAAATCGCCGTCACGATGACCAGCAAGGGAATGAAGCTTGGTCTAGCCTCGCTGTTTGTCGTCATCGCCCTGATTTTCGTCTACCGGTCCTTCTACGGAATGCGGATCTCGGCGGAGAAACTGGCCGATTGA
- the htpX gene encoding zinc metalloprotease HtpX, with product MNSFRTALLLGALTGLLMLIGGYFGGRGGVVLAFVFAMVMNFGSYWFSDKIVLRMYRAQEVTEAQAPELYHMVKNLALKASLPMPRVYIIPGDTPNAFATGRNEQHAVVAVTEGILRILNRDELEGVIAHELTHIKNKDILVGSIAATLAGAIVMLANMAQWAAIFGGASRDDDEGGGGILGLIAMAILAPIAATIIQMAISRSREYLADEGGAKVSGKPYGLAGALEKLSRASQAVPMDANPSTAHMFIVNPLTGRSLMSLFSTHPPIEERIARLRSMRIS from the coding sequence ATGAACTCGTTCCGAACAGCCCTCCTGCTGGGGGCGCTGACGGGACTCCTGATGCTCATCGGGGGATATTTCGGAGGGCGGGGCGGGGTTGTCCTGGCCTTCGTCTTTGCGATGGTCATGAACTTCGGAAGCTACTGGTTCTCCGACAAGATCGTCCTGAGAATGTACCGTGCTCAGGAGGTTACGGAAGCCCAGGCCCCGGAGCTCTATCACATGGTGAAGAACCTGGCCCTGAAAGCGTCCCTTCCCATGCCGCGGGTCTACATCATCCCGGGGGATACGCCCAACGCGTTCGCCACGGGCCGCAACGAGCAGCATGCCGTAGTGGCCGTGACGGAAGGGATCCTCCGGATTCTGAACAGGGATGAGTTGGAAGGGGTCATCGCCCACGAGCTGACCCATATCAAAAACAAGGACATTCTCGTCGGTTCCATCGCCGCGACACTGGCAGGGGCCATTGTCATGCTGGCCAACATGGCCCAGTGGGCGGCCATATTCGGCGGCGCCAGCCGGGACGACGACGAAGGGGGAGGGGGTATTCTCGGCCTGATCGCGATGGCCATCCTGGCCCCCATCGCCGCGACGATCATCCAGATGGCCATCTCCCGATCCCGGGAGTACCTGGCGGATGAAGGAGGAGCCAAGGTGTCCGGTAAACCGTACGGACTTGCGGGAGCCCTCGAGAAGCTCTCCCGGGCATCCCAGGCCGTTCCGATGGACGCCAATCCGTCAACGGCCCACATGTTCATTGTCAACCCCCTGACGGGGCGGTCCCTCATGAGCCTGTTCAGCACCCATCCGCCGATTGAAGAGCGGATTGCCAGGCTCCGCAGCATGAGGATTTCCTGA
- a CDS encoding ribose-phosphate pyrophosphokinase, with protein sequence MLERIRVFSGNANPELSQKICNHLGVPLGKAHVSTFSDGETRVEIDENVRGMDVFIIQSTCPPVNLTCMELLIMIDAMKRASADRITAVIPYYGYARQDRKVAPRAPISAKLLADLITTAGASRVLSMDLHAGQIQGFFNIPVDNLFATPILLDYFKERYTDNTVVVSPDTGGVERARAFAKRLGASLAIIDKRRDGPNEAQVMNIIGNVEGKRVIILDDMIDTAGTVVQGCNALKDAGALEVAVCCTHPVLSGPAIERIESSSLKEVVVTDTIPLHERARGCSRVQVLSVARLLSEAVRRIYYNDSISSLFI encoded by the coding sequence ATGCTGGAAAGAATCAGGGTTTTCTCCGGGAATGCCAATCCGGAGCTTTCCCAAAAAATCTGCAATCATTTGGGAGTTCCCCTCGGCAAGGCCCATGTCTCCACATTCAGCGATGGTGAGACGCGGGTGGAAATTGATGAAAATGTCCGTGGAATGGATGTTTTTATCATCCAGTCTACCTGTCCGCCGGTAAATCTAACCTGCATGGAACTGCTGATCATGATCGATGCCATGAAGCGGGCCTCGGCGGACCGGATCACAGCAGTCATCCCGTATTACGGATATGCCAGACAGGACCGGAAGGTGGCTCCCAGAGCCCCCATATCGGCAAAACTGCTGGCCGATCTCATTACGACGGCCGGCGCCAGCCGTGTCCTTTCCATGGACCTTCACGCCGGCCAGATCCAGGGTTTCTTCAATATCCCCGTCGACAACCTCTTCGCCACCCCCATTCTTCTCGATTATTTCAAAGAGCGCTATACGGATAACACCGTTGTTGTTTCGCCTGACACGGGGGGCGTCGAAAGGGCGAGGGCTTTTGCCAAGCGCCTCGGGGCGAGCCTGGCCATCATCGACAAGCGGCGGGACGGTCCCAATGAAGCGCAGGTAATGAACATCATCGGAAACGTTGAAGGAAAACGCGTCATCATCCTGGATGATATGATCGATACGGCAGGAACGGTTGTCCAGGGCTGCAACGCCCTGAAGGATGCCGGTGCCCTCGAAGTGGCGGTTTGCTGCACCCATCCCGTTCTTTCGGGTCCGGCCATCGAGCGAATCGAAAGCTCGTCGCTCAAGGAAGTGGTCGTCACCGACACGATCCCGCTTCATGAACGGGCGAGGGGATGCAGCCGGGTCCAGGTGCTTTCCGTGGCCAGGCTGTTAAGCGAAGCGGTGCGGCGGATTTACTATAACGATTCCATCAGTTCACTATTCATATAG